TCTGTAAGATCCGTGGTGAACATGCTGTCGGAACCGACTACCAAATCGCGAAAAAGCAACGTGCAAACTACCTTCACTCGATGGCAACAGGGAAGGCTATTCTTGCGTCGCTTCCAAAAGAGCGAGTGGAATGGGTCGTCGACCGATATGGACTTCCTGAGATGACCGATTCGACGCTCACTGATCGAGAAACATTGTTCGAGTCACTCGACAAGATTCGAGAGCGGGGGTACGCAGTTAATAACGGAGAGGAGGTCGAGGGCCTTCGTGCCGTCGGAGCACCAATCCACGATCGGAATGGGTCTGTTCTTGGTGCGCTGAGCGTATCGGCACCGGAAACACGACTAAGTGGCGACCAATTTCACAAACACATTCCCGAACTGGTGACGCGGACAGCGAACGTTATCGAAGTGAACCTAAATATGGTCGAACGTTCCTCCGGTACTGGTCCGTTCTAACTGGAATTACAATACTACAGTTGTAATTAGTCCCCATGCGTTTCTCGGTTATTCGCTTCAGGAAAATTTGACGGTTGCTTGTGCCGTGCGGTTCTGTCGCCTCCATGCTGATCTGAATACCGGCTTTTGAGTAGCAAGATGGGGAAGTAACATTCCCCGCTTTACTCCGGTCCCCGAAACGAGCACCCTGATAAGCGAAGGTGGTGCATGTACTCGCGACTGCAGTTTTATCGACATCGGCGGCATGGACCAATCGGTTACTCGTCGAATTTCGTTCGAACATACGAAACATTAAATGCGATTGAGTTGGATGGTAGTAATAGGCATGCAAACCGGAGACACACCGACCGATCCAGTTTCTACGGTGAATACGGCGTTCGAAATACTCGAAGTTCTGCACGAGCGGGAGGGAGCATCGTTGACGACGCTCGCCGACGAACTCGACTTGGCAAAGAGTACCGTTCACCGTCACCTTCAGACGCTTCACCATCGGAAATACGTCGTCTGTGAAAAGAACCGGTATCACCTGAGTCTTCGATTTCTCGAGTTCGGAGAACATGGTCAAACCCGTAAGAAAGGGTATTCCATGGCCGAAGAGAAAGTAAGGGAGTTGGCAGAGAAGACGGGTGAACGCGCCCAGTTTCTGGTCGAAGAACACGGCGAGACGGTGTACGTCCATCGCGAGACGGGAAGCAACGCCGTACTGACGGATCCTGGAATCGGAAAGCGTATTCCGCTACACATGACTTCGGCCGGTAAAGCGATCCTTGCACATCTGCCGAAAGAGCGGGTAGAGCGAATCTTCGATCGATACGGATTGGTGTCCGCGACGGAGTACACGGAAACCGATCCGGAGGTACTGTTCGAGGAGTTCGAACGTATTCGGGAACGAGGATACAGCATCAATAGACAGGAGAACGTGAAAGGACTTCACGCCCTCGGAACGGTCATCAGGGACGGAAACGGTACCATTCTGGGTGCGATCAGCGTTTCCGGTCCGGGGAACCGTTTGAAAGGACCATTTTTCGAAGAGGAACTCCCGAACCTGTTACTCGGAACCGCGAACGAACTCGAACTCAACATCGCTCACGCGTAATCCCCGTCTTTCCTCCTTTGACATTACAGAACTATCGCTGTAACGTGAATCGTGGAACGATGGACTCGAGAGGACACGGAGCGAAACGCGACGGATTCGAATAGTTCGAATACTGCTCTTCGAACCAGTTTCGAAATGCTCTTCATCGGCCGTTCAAGACGACGTGAATCCGATGTTCGAGTATTCCGAACATCACCGCGATTTTATCGTCGAACGTGACCGGAGTATCGTGGAAGAACGTATCGAATGGGTCGGGTACGGAACGGCAGGTCATCAGTTGGGACGACTGACGATCGACTTTCGACTGCCAAACGTTTATAGGATGATGACGGACAGTAGTTACCATGCAATCGGTGTTAGCGGAGACGTGTCTCGGTGAATTCATCGCAGGATTGTCGTACGACGATATTCCGCAGGAGAGTATCGCAACGATTACGCGAGCGTTCATCGACACGATCGGTGTGACGCTGGCAGGGTCGGCCGAAGGTGCCGGGAAGGTGACGACTGAGGCTGCCGGAATCGATCCGGCGAACGCCGACGCGGCGACATTGCTCGGCATCGAATCGGACGCTTCCCCTGATTCCGTGGCCTTGCGTGTCGGAACGGCTAGTCATGCACTCGACTACGATGATCTCTCATGGTCGATGAGCGGGCATCCGAGCGTAACGCTCGTTCCCGCCCTGCTTGCGCTCGCTGATGAAACCGACGCGAGCGGACGTGACCTCGTTACGGCGTACGCAGCCGGCTTCGAAGCAGAGTGTGCCATTGCTCAACCAATTTCCCCCGACCATTATGAGGCTGGCTGGCACGCGACGGCTACGTTCGGCACGTTCGGCGCGGCCGCCGCGACGGCCAATTTGCTCGACCTGGACGAACCGGAAGTCGAACACGCGCTCAATATCGCCGCCTCGATGCCGTCGGGGCTCAAACGGAACTTCGGATCCATGACCAAGCCACTTCATGCCGGCCACTGTTCACGGTCGGGAATCACTGCGAGTCGTCTCGCTTCAAACGGACTCACCGCCGACGAAGCGGCGATAAGCGGTGAACGGGGGTTCTGGGATCTGTATAGCTCGGCGGACTGGAATCGGTTCTCGGTCGGCGATCGCTGGGCGCTACGGTCGGAAGGGATTCACATCAAGGCATACCCTTGCTGTTATTTTACGCACACCTCCATTGCGGCGGCACAGACGCTTCTTGACGGCGGAATCGACCCTGCCACCGTCGAACACGTAACCGTTTCAGCATCGGCGGGTGCTGGCGACGCGCTCCATCACGCGGACCCTGACACCGGTCTCGAAGCGAAGTTCTCGATGGAGTACGCGGTCGCGAGCGCCATCGTTCGGGATAGCATCGACCTAACAACGTTCCGGGACGACGCTCTCGATGACTCGCGCGTGCAGCAAATGCGTGAACGGGTCGAATTCGTCGTTGACGAGGATCTAGCGTACGATTCCCACGAGGCAACTGTGCGTATCGCTACCGCCAACGATACGTATGAACGAACCCGGGAGAATCCACCGGGAGTCCACGACGATCCCTTGACCGATGACGAACTTCGAGCCAAGTTCGAGGAGTGTGCCGGAACGATCATCTCGGACGCGGAAACCGAACGATTGTACGACGTCCTCTCGTCGCTCCCCACACGAACGGATGTCGCGTCGACGATCGCCAGGGACAGCTGAATCGTGCTGAAAACGCGCATCCGATAGGCAGATCACACAGCAACCCCGCGTCGG
The window above is part of the Haladaptatus caseinilyticus genome. Proteins encoded here:
- a CDS encoding MmgE/PrpD family protein translates to MQSVLAETCLGEFIAGLSYDDIPQESIATITRAFIDTIGVTLAGSAEGAGKVTTEAAGIDPANADAATLLGIESDASPDSVALRVGTASHALDYDDLSWSMSGHPSVTLVPALLALADETDASGRDLVTAYAAGFEAECAIAQPISPDHYEAGWHATATFGTFGAAAATANLLDLDEPEVEHALNIAASMPSGLKRNFGSMTKPLHAGHCSRSGITASRLASNGLTADEAAISGERGFWDLYSSADWNRFSVGDRWALRSEGIHIKAYPCCYFTHTSIAAAQTLLDGGIDPATVEHVTVSASAGAGDALHHADPDTGLEAKFSMEYAVASAIVRDSIDLTTFRDDALDDSRVQQMRERVEFVVDEDLAYDSHEATVRIATANDTYERTRENPPGVHDDPLTDDELRAKFEECAGTIISDAETERLYDVLSSLPTRTDVASTIARDS
- a CDS encoding IclR family transcriptional regulator, which translates into the protein MQTGDTPTDPVSTVNTAFEILEVLHEREGASLTTLADELDLAKSTVHRHLQTLHHRKYVVCEKNRYHLSLRFLEFGEHGQTRKKGYSMAEEKVRELAEKTGERAQFLVEEHGETVYVHRETGSNAVLTDPGIGKRIPLHMTSAGKAILAHLPKERVERIFDRYGLVSATEYTETDPEVLFEEFERIRERGYSINRQENVKGLHALGTVIRDGNGTILGAISVSGPGNRLKGPFFEEELPNLLLGTANELELNIAHA
- a CDS encoding IclR family transcriptional regulator — protein: MTHQPDDNRSTQSLKTVTTTLDVIDALETLGGAGVTELADHLDISKSAVYKHLYTLKERKYVVKDGNEYRLSLQFLLLGEHVRNQSPLFRIGKPEIEKLADETGEYAHLTTEQHGLGINLCKIRGEHAVGTDYQIAKKQRANYLHSMATGKAILASLPKERVEWVVDRYGLPEMTDSTLTDRETLFESLDKIRERGYAVNNGEEVEGLRAVGAPIHDRNGSVLGALSVSAPETRLSGDQFHKHIPELVTRTANVIEVNLNMVERSSGTGPF